In one Drosophila albomicans strain 15112-1751.03 chromosome X, ASM965048v2, whole genome shotgun sequence genomic region, the following are encoded:
- the LOC117567984 gene encoding membrane metallo-endopeptidase-like 1, producing the protein MCKLRLLLHLLCLQLVCGSSQNQTLDYLWHHMNPKIDACVDFYEHACGGWAKAHRSDAYYSQLGQLDYNYKSRLITMLNRDPKMNEPRFVKLLRDNYRSCRRQRIKFKASHFVHFLLKWSESEWKLLKLLKLDHGLDLLPHYESSDEAEKADIEWLRQITVNWPHKQSGSAAAAEFLPLKRDEFRRLYQQLAMPHGMPREQLWIKLEKLELQLSQLPHNVSSGKVLSFQQFPDHWLLPLPLQPESSQMLDTHWRHYKQRLPRLLATHSLPVLLHYSLLRLLHKLQLRGAPQFTRHECAGQTHELLTHAAVWLLQQESEERQLMTDTMQQLFEQLRQRFALKLQENRNHFGAPAQRFLRDKLQRMRLQVSVLPGGDADEELRLLETHYAPLQLNVSDYFGNLLAILQQLNWQQQQDALEADGENNNTIAAAAASLHLLQPDGYGSYASPFFMPGRNLVLVPHSLLAPPIYWPQQPALLTQSALGFLIGHEMSHGFTPTDVIYDARGTRGSRQQRQQLRASEHFVRQSRCFRRKYKDMTDEKFCDINGLTLAHEAFVATSSATVAVNKSMQQLFFLNVAQFFCQLDELQLGQDSDVHGGSRQRINDAVFTSAAFNSAFDCSSPVRDECQLY; encoded by the coding sequence ATGTGCAAGCTGCGCTTGCTGTTGCACTTATTGTGCTTGCAACTCGTGTGCGGCAGCAGCCAGAATCAAACACTCGACTATCTGTGGCACCACATGAATCCGAAGATCGATGCCTGCGTTGATTTCTACGAGCATGCTTGCGGTGGCTGGGCAAAGGCGCATCGAAGCGACGCCTACTACAGTCAGCTGGGGCAACTTgattacaattacaaaagcCGTTTAATCACGATGCTGAATCGCGACCCAAAGATGAATGAGCCACGCTTTGTCAAGCTGCTGAGAGACAATTACAGATCCTGTCGTCGCCAGCGAATCAAGTTTAAGGCGTCCCATTTTGTACACTTTCTGCTGAAGTGGAGCGAAAGCGAGTGGAAGCTACTTAAGCTGCTGAAGCTGGACCATGGTCTGGACCTGTTGCCACACTATGAAAGCAGTGACGAGGCGGAGAAAGCGGACATTGAATGGCTGCGTCAGATAACCGTGAATTGGCCACACAAGCAATCTGGCTCAGCGGCTGCTGCCGAGTTTCTGCCCCTGAAGCGAGACGAATTCCGGCGGCTCTATCAACAGCTGGCCATGCCACACGGCATGCCACGGGAGCAGCTCTGGATAAAACTCGAGAAGCTGGAGTTGCAGCTGAGTCAGCTGCCACATAATGTGAGCAGCGGTAAAGTGTTGTCATTCCAACAGTTTCCCGATCATtggctgttgccgctgccactgcAGCCGGAGTCGAGTCAGATGCTTGATACTCACTGGCGTCACTATAAGCAACGCTTACCACGTCTGCTTGCTACACATTCGCTACCCGTGTTGCTGCACTACTCATTACTGCGACTGTTGCACAAGCTGCAGTTGCGTGGGGCGCCACAGTTTACGCGTCACGAGTGCGCCGGACAGACGCACGAACTGCTGACGCATGCCGCTGTCTGGTTGCTGCAACAGGAGTCGGAGGAGCGACAACTGATGACTGATACGATGCAGCAGCTGTTCGAACAGTTGCGTCAACGCTTCGCACTCAAGTTGCAAGAGAATCGAAATCATTTTGGGGCACCAGCTCAGCGCTTTCTACGCGATAAGTTGCAACGCATGCGATTGCAGGTGAGCGTGTTGCCGGGCGGCGATGCGGACGAGGAGCTTCGACTGCTGGAGACGCACTATGCGCCGCTGCAGCTGAATGTTAGCGATTACTTCGGCAACTTGCTGGCGATACTGCAACAGCTGaactggcaacagcagcaagatgCGCTGGAGGCGGATGGAGAGAATAACAATacaatagcagcagctgctgcttcactGCATCTGCTGCAGCCCGATGGCTACGGCAGCTATGCCTCGCCATTCTTTATGCCTGGTCGCAATCTCGTGTTGGTCCCGCACTCGCTGCTTGCACCGCCCATCTATTGGCCCCAACAGCCGGCGTTGTTGACGCAAAGTGCACTCGGCTTTCTCATCGGACACGAGATGTCGCACGGCTTTACGCCCACCGATGTCATCTACGATGCGCGTGGCACGCGGGGCAGTcgacagcagcggcaacaactgCGAGCGAGCGAACATTTTGTGCGGCAATCTCGGTGTTTTCGTAGGAAGTACAAGGACATGACCGATGAGAAGTTCTGCGACATTAATGGACTCACTTTGGCCCACGAGGCATTTGTGGCAACTTCCTCTGCGACGGTGGCAGTCAACAAATCGATGCAGCAACTCTTCTTCTTGAATGTTGCTCAGTTCTTTTGCCAGCTGGATGAGCTGCAGCTGGGGCAGGACTCTGATGTCCATGGCGGAAGTCGACAGCGCATCAACGATGCTGTCTTCACATCGGCGGCCTTTAACAGCGCCTTCGATTGCAGTTCGCCGGTGAGAGACGAGTGTCAATTGTACTAG